In Bacillus sp. KH172YL63, one genomic interval encodes:
- a CDS encoding cyclase family protein, translating into MKIYDVTAPIFNGMPVYKNKPEKQPTIETNTNGHVTESRISMDVHTGTHVDAPLHMINDGETIETIDIEKLVRPVKVYDLSEVEEKISLKDIQDLDIEENDFILFKTKNSWDTEFNFEFIYVAEDAAAYLAEKNISGVGIDALGIERAQEGHPTHRSLMGSGVIIMEGLQLKDIEAGQYFMVAAPLKIENTDASPARVLLFDEMIG; encoded by the coding sequence ATGAAAATATATGATGTGACAGCTCCAATCTTTAACGGAATGCCCGTGTATAAAAACAAACCTGAAAAACAGCCGACAATTGAAACGAATACAAACGGTCATGTAACTGAATCCCGGATTTCCATGGACGTGCATACCGGTACACACGTAGACGCTCCGCTTCACATGATCAACGATGGAGAAACGATCGAGACGATCGATATCGAGAAACTTGTGAGACCTGTCAAAGTATACGATTTATCGGAAGTGGAAGAAAAGATTTCCTTGAAGGACATTCAAGATTTAGACATTGAAGAAAATGATTTCATTCTCTTTAAAACAAAGAATTCATGGGATACAGAATTCAACTTTGAGTTCATCTACGTTGCAGAAGATGCAGCTGCGTATCTTGCCGAGAAGAACATCTCCGGCGTCGGAATTGATGCGCTCGGTATCGAAAGAGCCCAGGAAGGTCATCCGACCCACCGCAGCCTGATGGGCAGCGGCGTCATCATCATGGAAGGACTTCAATTGAAAGATATTGAAGCCGGTCAATACTTCATGGTTGCCGCACCACTGAAAATTGAGAACACCGATGCATCACCTGCACGGGTACTATTGTTTGATGAAATGATCGGATAA
- the gndA gene encoding NADP-dependent phosphogluconate dehydrogenase has product MSQEIGVIGLAVMGKNLAWNIESRGYSVSVYNRSREKTDEMINESKGKNVAPTYTIEEFVQSLEKPRKILLMVKAGKATDATIDQLKPHLEKGDILIDGGNTFFEDTRRRNQELSELGIHFIGTGVSGGEEGALTGPSIMPGGQKEAYDLVAPILKDIAAKVDGDACTTYIGPDGAGHYVKMVHNGIEYGDMQLIAESYFLMKNVLGLSAEELHEVFADWNKGELDSYLIEITADIFTKKDEETGKPMVDVILDKAGQKGTGKWTSQSALDLGVSLPIITESVFARFISSIKDERVKASKVLNGPETKAFQGDKQALIESIRKALYMSKICSYAQGFAQMRSASDEYNWDLQYGDIAMIFRGGCIIRAQFLQKIKEAYDREAQLSNLLLDPYFKEIVESYQYALREVISVAVQNGVPVPGFSAALSYYDSYRTATLPANLIQAQRDYFGAHTYERVDKEGIFHTEWMK; this is encoded by the coding sequence ATGTCTCAAGAAATTGGTGTAATCGGTTTAGCCGTAATGGGAAAAAATTTAGCATGGAATATTGAAAGCAGAGGTTATTCTGTTTCTGTATATAATCGTTCCCGTGAAAAGACGGATGAAATGATCAACGAATCAAAAGGCAAGAATGTAGCGCCTACATATACAATCGAAGAATTTGTTCAATCATTAGAAAAACCCCGCAAAATTTTGCTGATGGTGAAGGCTGGGAAGGCGACCGATGCAACGATCGATCAGTTGAAGCCTCATCTTGAAAAAGGGGATATCCTGATCGATGGGGGGAATACGTTCTTCGAAGATACCCGTCGTCGTAATCAAGAGTTGAGTGAACTGGGTATCCATTTCATTGGAACCGGTGTGTCCGGCGGAGAAGAAGGAGCGCTTACAGGCCCTTCCATCATGCCTGGCGGTCAGAAAGAAGCTTATGACCTTGTTGCGCCGATCTTGAAAGACATTGCGGCAAAAGTGGATGGTGATGCGTGCACAACTTATATCGGTCCGGACGGGGCAGGACACTATGTGAAAATGGTGCACAACGGAATCGAGTACGGTGACATGCAGCTGATTGCAGAATCGTACTTCCTGATGAAGAATGTGCTTGGACTGAGTGCGGAGGAGCTTCATGAAGTGTTTGCCGATTGGAATAAAGGTGAACTGGACAGTTATCTGATTGAAATCACCGCGGATATCTTTACGAAGAAAGACGAGGAAACCGGGAAGCCGATGGTCGATGTGATCCTTGATAAAGCAGGGCAGAAGGGTACCGGGAAGTGGACGAGCCAAAGTGCATTGGATCTTGGCGTTTCACTGCCGATCATTACAGAGTCGGTATTTGCCCGTTTCATCTCTTCCATCAAGGATGAGCGCGTGAAGGCAAGCAAAGTGCTGAATGGACCGGAAACAAAAGCATTCCAGGGTGATAAACAAGCGTTGATCGAATCAATCCGTAAAGCCCTTTACATGAGTAAGATTTGTTCATATGCACAAGGGTTCGCCCAAATGCGCTCAGCTTCCGATGAGTACAACTGGGATCTGCAGTACGGAGATATCGCCATGATCTTTCGCGGGGGATGCATCATCCGTGCTCAATTCCTGCAGAAAATCAAAGAAGCGTATGACCGTGAAGCGCAGCTTTCGAATCTTTTATTGGACCCGTATTTTAAAGAAATCGTTGAAAGCTATCAGTATGCCCTTCGCGAAGTCATCAGTGTGGCCGTACAAAACGGTGTGCCGGTGCCTGGCTTCTCTGCGGCATTATCTTATTACGACAGCTACCGTACAGCAACGCTTCCTGCGAACCTGATCCAGGCCCAGCGTGATTACTTCGGTGCCCATACGTATGAGCGTGTCGATAAAGAAGGCATCTTCCATACCGAGTGGATGAAGTAA
- a CDS encoding winged helix-turn-helix transcriptional regulator, with amino-acid sequence MSRMKDKMFNCEKELTLSVIGGKWKMLILWHLGKEGTKRFGELKSLIPGITQRMLVNQLRELEEDFIVHREVYPVVPPKVEYSLTAQGETLMPILDAMYEWGRDYMETFVDDACMKDQSVE; translated from the coding sequence ATGTCGAGAATGAAAGACAAAATGTTTAATTGTGAAAAAGAATTGACGCTCTCGGTTATCGGAGGTAAATGGAAGATGTTGATATTATGGCATTTGGGCAAGGAAGGGACGAAACGGTTTGGAGAATTGAAATCCCTTATCCCCGGAATCACCCAAAGGATGCTGGTAAATCAATTGCGGGAACTGGAAGAAGATTTCATCGTCCATCGTGAAGTGTATCCGGTCGTCCCTCCCAAAGTGGAGTATTCCCTAACCGCTCAAGGAGAAACCTTGATGCCTATTTTGGATGCCATGTATGAGTGGGGGAGGGATTATATGGAGACCTTTGTCGATGATGCATGTATGAAGGATCAGTCCGTAGAATAA
- a CDS encoding GerAB/ArcD/ProY family transporter: MKEKLHPFQLALLIYMIQSGITLFSIPRLSAEAFGTNGWIGIVVICVIVTLNILLISLVNKWGEGQSIFVIIENVIPKWLAIPFYLTVSIIFTLLATMVTKKYILLLKMLFFRDTPSIIFVGMFFLMSFLLLKGCIYEIGKATVLLFFLTIWTMLLLTFHLSEFSFTRMTMFLMEGKKDLLSGGLSVYSAFLGYELSLFLIPHVQKNFTKGVILGNGITSFIYITVSFVCYGFFGYKYILNDLYPVITLIEYVKFPFVERVENLIFTLFALKVLITVVMYLWASKELVSHSFQKLKPDFISLLLLTVGALLSFIPEISREVDEWLKWLTYIDTAIAIALPIFLLVLIGLNKVKERNVTS; encoded by the coding sequence ATGAAGGAAAAACTCCATCCATTTCAATTGGCACTGCTAATATATATGATTCAATCGGGCATCACCCTGTTCAGCATTCCGAGACTATCCGCCGAAGCATTCGGGACCAATGGATGGATTGGGATCGTCGTCATTTGTGTGATTGTCACCTTAAACATTTTGTTAATCAGTTTGGTAAACAAGTGGGGGGAAGGTCAATCAATCTTTGTCATCATTGAGAATGTGATCCCAAAATGGTTGGCAATCCCTTTTTATTTGACGGTGAGTATCATTTTCACCCTTCTCGCAACCATGGTGACAAAAAAGTACATTTTACTTCTTAAGATGTTATTTTTCCGTGATACCCCTTCGATTATATTTGTAGGCATGTTTTTTCTCATGAGCTTTCTCTTATTAAAGGGATGCATCTATGAAATCGGAAAGGCGACCGTCCTGTTATTTTTCCTGACCATATGGACGATGCTTTTACTGACCTTCCATCTATCAGAATTCAGTTTTACCCGGATGACAATGTTTTTGATGGAAGGGAAAAAAGATCTTTTGTCAGGAGGGTTGAGTGTATATTCAGCGTTTTTAGGCTACGAGCTAAGCTTATTTCTCATCCCCCATGTTCAGAAGAATTTCACAAAGGGTGTCATTTTGGGAAATGGCATTACATCGTTCATTTATATCACCGTAAGTTTTGTGTGCTATGGATTCTTCGGTTATAAGTATATACTGAATGATTTATACCCTGTCATTACCTTGATTGAATATGTGAAATTTCCATTTGTAGAGAGGGTTGAAAATCTGATCTTTACACTGTTCGCTTTAAAAGTATTGATTACCGTCGTCATGTATTTATGGGCGAGCAAGGAATTGGTATCTCACTCATTTCAGAAGCTGAAACCTGACTTTATCAGTTTGTTATTGTTAACGGTCGGTGCGCTTCTATCTTTCATCCCGGAAATCAGCCGGGAAGTGGATGAATGGCTAAAGTGGCTGACGTATATAGATACAGCCATCGCAATTGCTCTTCCAATTTTCTTATTGGTATTAATAGGGCTTAATAAGGTCAAAGAAAGGAACGTAACGTCATGA
- a CDS encoding spore germination protein produces MGLLSFIKKLTLKEGMASTNESSKLPSNPHSQPMDFGHIVDQFKDCEDFRHRQFKDLEIECIYFDTLVDKQILNEELLEWISKGDSTPIHRQIDSDGILEIKSNKQAVMDVLNGHIVLFLDNKVFSLRADGEEKRSIEESETESVILGPHEAFIESSDVNISLIRKRVRSSHLKTVSLSAGEITKTSITLLYIEDIAPIEELKDLKERINKIEYTGILDTNILVQMIDDQPVSPFPQFFTTERPDVCASKLLAGRIIGIVEGSPYVFCAPVSFFDFFQSVDDYSQRWITGTFIRLLRLLALVITLAFTASYVSITTYHYEMVPQELLPSLIESRSKVPFPPLIEAIFLELVIELLREAGARLPTKIGQTIGIVGGIVIGQAAVEAGITSNILIIAVAVSAISSFVIPSYVMSASIRIVRFSFILLAGFWGNMGLVFGLGLLVIHLSTLTSLKTPYMIPFSPTFFNDWLDTIIRAPFMMIKDRPEQVRTSNEDINKMKK; encoded by the coding sequence ATGGGATTACTTTCGTTCATCAAAAAATTAACGCTGAAAGAGGGAATGGCTTCAACAAATGAATCCTCAAAGCTCCCCTCCAATCCACACAGCCAACCAATGGACTTCGGCCATATTGTGGATCAGTTTAAAGATTGTGAGGATTTCAGGCACAGACAATTCAAAGACCTGGAAATTGAGTGCATTTATTTCGATACGCTGGTGGATAAACAAATACTGAATGAAGAATTATTAGAGTGGATCAGTAAAGGCGATTCAACTCCTATTCATCGGCAAATAGATTCTGATGGAATACTTGAAATCAAGTCAAACAAACAGGCAGTGATGGATGTCCTTAACGGTCATATTGTTCTTTTTCTTGATAACAAAGTATTTTCTTTAAGAGCAGATGGTGAGGAAAAAAGGTCTATCGAGGAATCTGAAACAGAATCTGTCATCTTGGGACCACACGAAGCATTCATTGAATCATCCGATGTGAACATCTCCCTCATCCGAAAAAGAGTGAGAAGTTCTCATTTGAAAACGGTGAGCTTAAGTGCCGGAGAAATTACGAAAACATCCATCACATTATTATATATAGAAGATATTGCGCCCATAGAAGAATTGAAAGACCTAAAGGAGCGGATCAACAAGATTGAGTACACTGGTATTTTGGATACCAATATCCTTGTTCAGATGATAGATGATCAACCAGTATCTCCTTTCCCGCAGTTTTTCACAACAGAAAGACCGGATGTCTGCGCCTCGAAATTATTAGCAGGCAGGATCATCGGAATTGTAGAGGGCAGCCCTTATGTGTTTTGTGCCCCTGTCAGCTTTTTTGATTTTTTCCAGTCAGTGGATGATTACAGTCAGCGGTGGATAACCGGCACTTTTATTCGGCTGCTCAGGTTACTCGCCCTCGTCATTACGCTTGCGTTTACAGCAAGCTACGTATCCATCACCACCTACCATTATGAAATGGTTCCACAGGAGTTATTGCCAAGCCTGATAGAATCGCGAAGCAAAGTACCCTTCCCCCCTCTGATTGAGGCGATATTTCTTGAGTTGGTCATTGAGCTTCTAAGGGAGGCTGGGGCACGTCTCCCAACTAAAATCGGGCAAACAATCGGCATTGTAGGTGGGATTGTAATCGGACAGGCGGCTGTTGAAGCAGGTATTACAAGTAATATTTTAATCATTGCAGTTGCGGTTTCAGCCATCTCATCCTTTGTGATCCCCAGTTATGTGATGAGTGCATCCATCCGGATCGTCCGCTTTTCTTTTATCCTGCTGGCGGGTTTTTGGGGGAACATGGGATTGGTGTTCGGACTGGGTTTGTTGGTCATTCACTTGTCTACTTTAACATCACTGAAAACACCTTATATGATCCCTTTTTCTCCGACTTTTTTTAATGATTGGCTGGACACAATCATCAGGGCGCCTTTCATGATGATCAAAGATCGCCCTGAGCAGGTCAGAACATCCAATGAAGATATTAACAAGATGAAGAAGTAG
- the zwf gene encoding glucose-6-phosphate dehydrogenase, with amino-acid sequence MNNSITPTSLITIFGATGDLAKRKLYPSLYHLFRKGKISKRFAVVGVARREWSNEEFQEHVKTSVHKAVGSNENIDEFVSHFYYQPNDVSNSDSYKALKNLSDELDDTYELEGNRVFYLAMAPEFFGTITEQLKNQGLTETNGFQRLVIEKPFGHDLPSAEKLNSQIRESFSEDQIYRIDHYLGKEMVQNIEVIRFANAMFEPLWNNRYISNIQVTSSEELGVEDRGRYYEKSGALRDMVQNHLLQMVALLAMEPPIKLTTDEIRSEKVRVLRSLRPFEHDEVKDYFVRGQYGAGKSGNQDAPGYREAENVDDHSNTETYVAGKLMIDNFRWAGVPFYIRTGKRMETKSTKIVIQFKDIPMNLYYNTDKPLAPNLLVIHIQPEEGITLHLNAKKSGQNIETTPVKLNFANNSVDGMNTPEAYEKLLLDCLRGDATNFTHWDEVKLSWAFVDKISEVWENTRDGEFPNYEAGTMGPKAADNLLAKDGFYWWPIENLDVDQC; translated from the coding sequence TTGAACAATTCAATTACACCGACATCTCTGATTACGATTTTTGGAGCGACAGGTGATCTAGCAAAACGAAAACTCTATCCGTCTCTTTATCATTTGTTCCGTAAAGGAAAAATTTCAAAGCGTTTTGCCGTAGTGGGTGTGGCACGCAGAGAGTGGTCAAATGAAGAGTTTCAGGAACATGTAAAGACGTCTGTACATAAAGCGGTAGGCAGCAACGAAAACATCGATGAGTTCGTCTCTCATTTCTACTATCAACCAAACGATGTTTCCAACAGCGATTCATATAAGGCGCTTAAGAACCTGTCTGATGAGCTTGACGATACCTACGAATTGGAAGGGAATCGGGTTTTCTATCTGGCGATGGCCCCAGAATTCTTCGGTACAATCACCGAGCAGTTGAAGAATCAAGGGTTGACCGAAACAAACGGTTTCCAGCGCCTTGTAATTGAAAAACCGTTCGGGCATGATCTGCCTTCAGCTGAGAAACTGAACAGTCAAATCCGCGAATCGTTCTCTGAAGATCAAATTTATCGTATCGATCACTATCTCGGTAAAGAGATGGTCCAGAATATCGAAGTGATCCGTTTCGCCAATGCGATGTTTGAACCGCTTTGGAATAACCGCTATATCTCGAACATCCAAGTCACTTCATCAGAAGAACTTGGTGTCGAAGACCGTGGCCGCTATTATGAGAAAAGCGGTGCGCTCAGGGATATGGTCCAAAATCATCTACTTCAAATGGTTGCACTTCTTGCCATGGAACCTCCGATCAAGTTGACAACAGACGAAATCCGCAGTGAAAAAGTGCGCGTATTACGTTCACTTCGTCCTTTTGAGCATGATGAAGTGAAAGACTATTTCGTCCGGGGACAATATGGCGCCGGCAAGTCAGGAAACCAGGATGCGCCTGGCTACCGTGAAGCCGAAAATGTCGATGATCATTCAAATACGGAAACTTATGTAGCCGGGAAACTGATGATTGATAACTTCCGCTGGGCAGGTGTCCCATTCTATATCCGTACGGGTAAAAGAATGGAAACCAAATCGACGAAGATTGTCATTCAATTCAAAGACATCCCAATGAACCTTTATTACAATACAGACAAGCCTTTGGCCCCTAACCTGCTGGTCATCCACATTCAACCTGAAGAAGGGATCACCCTTCATTTAAACGCGAAGAAATCAGGTCAGAATATCGAAACGACACCGGTGAAATTAAACTTTGCCAACAACAGTGTCGATGGAATGAACACGCCGGAAGCGTACGAAAAACTTCTATTAGACTGTCTCCGCGGAGATGCGACGAACTTCACACACTGGGATGAAGTCAAGCTTTCCTGGGCTTTCGTCGACAAGATTTCTGAAGTATGGGAAAACACCCGTGACGGAGAATTCCCGAACTATGAAGCAGGAACAATGGGACCAAAAGCTGCTGACAACTTACTCGCTAAAGACGGCTTCTACTGGTGGCCGATTGAAAATCTAGACGTAGACCAATGCTAA
- a CDS encoding DUF2935 domain-containing protein encodes MGFETITPWQEHEFWLGILKDHAYFVRDYLSPTEVKWVNQAEYYIEWFQNVEKELMKVPGDLPESSPEMIQLSEWAQEVSYQYYTFEGHLLHLRLFNQVNLNLSPSYLNGTLAENREYLRILNSYTKGESYAELPLVDLMDMWLDDQRGHAALLVDILDSAEIDVIERANALMVQFSQFMVKNDMFKGYLHFTQPGFPAQIRFAHDVSLQVVAFTALVDEVLNLYVKDEVLNNATLRFLEHHFPEACYFMKKLSHYAPSIDYPDCKLIKPTLRNEREA; translated from the coding sequence ATGGGGTTTGAAACAATCACACCGTGGCAGGAGCACGAGTTCTGGCTGGGGATCCTGAAGGACCATGCGTATTTTGTAAGGGATTATTTAAGTCCGACAGAAGTGAAGTGGGTGAATCAGGCAGAATACTATATAGAGTGGTTCCAAAATGTGGAGAAGGAATTGATGAAGGTCCCGGGGGATCTGCCTGAATCCTCACCTGAGATGATACAGCTTTCAGAATGGGCGCAGGAAGTATCATATCAATACTATACGTTCGAAGGGCACCTCCTCCATCTGCGGCTCTTCAATCAGGTGAATTTAAATCTGTCCCCAAGTTACTTGAACGGAACATTGGCAGAAAACAGGGAGTATCTCAGAATATTAAACAGCTATACGAAAGGGGAGAGTTACGCTGAACTCCCGCTTGTGGATTTGATGGATATGTGGCTCGATGACCAGAGGGGGCACGCTGCCTTGCTCGTTGATATCCTCGACAGTGCCGAAATTGATGTGATTGAAAGGGCAAATGCCTTGATGGTTCAGTTTTCTCAATTTATGGTGAAAAATGATATGTTTAAAGGTTACTTGCATTTTACCCAGCCAGGCTTCCCTGCTCAAATCCGATTTGCCCACGATGTGTCCTTACAGGTGGTCGCTTTTACGGCGCTTGTGGATGAAGTATTGAATCTGTATGTGAAGGATGAGGTATTAAATAATGCGACACTCCGTTTTTTGGAACATCACTTTCCAGAGGCATGTTATTTCATGAAGAAGCTCTCCCATTATGCACCGTCCATCGATTATCCCGATTGTAAACTGATAAAGCCTACTTTGAGGAACGAAAGAGAAGCTTGA
- the hxlB gene encoding 6-phospho-3-hexuloisomerase, with translation MITTQYILKILQELNRTADAISNDETERLVNGILEANKVFVAGAGRSGLMTKSFAMRLMHMGIDAYVIGETVTPSFKEEDMVIIASGSGETKSLVSIADKAKSIGGKIAAVTIFPESTIGQSADMVVRIPGAPKDQSAGDYQTIQPMGSAFEQFSLVLFDSIILRCMEKKGLDTANMYGNHANLE, from the coding sequence ATGATTACGACTCAATATATTCTTAAGATTTTACAAGAATTAAACCGGACAGCAGACGCCATCTCCAATGATGAAACTGAAAGATTGGTAAATGGGATCTTAGAAGCCAATAAAGTTTTTGTAGCAGGGGCTGGAAGGTCTGGATTAATGACCAAATCCTTTGCCATGCGCTTGATGCATATGGGTATCGATGCATATGTGATAGGAGAGACTGTCACTCCTTCTTTTAAAGAAGAAGATATGGTCATCATTGCATCTGGTTCAGGAGAAACGAAGAGCTTGGTATCCATCGCAGATAAAGCGAAAAGCATCGGAGGAAAGATTGCAGCTGTCACGATCTTTCCAGAATCTACAATCGGACAATCAGCAGACATGGTTGTGAGAATCCCAGGTGCTCCCAAAGATCAATCGGCAGGTGACTATCAAACGATACAGCCAATGGGCTCCGCATTCGAACAGTTTTCACTTGTACTGTTTGACTCGATTATACTGAGATGTATGGAGAAGAAAGGTTTGGATACCGCAAATATGTATGGTAACCATGCCAATCTCGAATAG
- a CDS encoding Ger(x)C family spore germination protein, giving the protein MKPLRYLFIAMICLMLGCERNVIDKLGMLDAIGYDLSEDQELPLMVTANYPNVTKQGVYQNKILTVNAKSSKDSRIRLNHRSNLKLVSGQITVALFGSELAKVGVQDIIDTYMRDPSLGPRVYFAVTEGPAKEILDFKPIEGTNSSLYLRTFIEKLDDENERINYNTYQFIRDYYDDGIDPIMPYYKLRSDNISLDGYALFKDDRFVHHLSPTLSGILFTLRKNTPRGTFSFEIAPPDDTHVFSNQLMFDYVKKDWDIDIAFNNHIPKTVKISIELNGSMLEYTNDELTDSKKTQMKLEKKINAYMEKKSEEFLELTQQLKVDPVGIGGYVRNKLSYEDWNHLNWEEVYPEIDFDVTIQMKFVNTGQTK; this is encoded by the coding sequence ATGAAACCTTTGAGGTATCTGTTCATAGCCATGATATGCCTGATGCTTGGCTGTGAAAGGAATGTCATTGATAAACTGGGGATGTTGGATGCGATTGGTTATGACCTGTCTGAAGATCAGGAGCTTCCACTGATGGTTACAGCTAACTATCCAAATGTAACGAAACAAGGTGTCTATCAAAATAAAATACTGACGGTTAACGCAAAATCAAGCAAAGATTCGAGAATACGGCTCAACCATCGTTCAAATCTTAAACTTGTCAGTGGCCAAATCACCGTTGCCCTATTCGGAAGCGAACTGGCAAAAGTCGGTGTTCAGGATATTATCGATACCTATATGCGGGATCCGAGTCTCGGACCGAGAGTATATTTTGCGGTCACAGAAGGACCAGCAAAGGAAATACTGGACTTTAAACCGATTGAAGGGACAAACAGCTCACTGTATTTACGTACCTTCATTGAAAAGCTTGACGATGAAAATGAGCGGATCAACTATAATACATATCAATTTATCAGAGATTATTACGATGACGGAATTGATCCGATTATGCCCTACTACAAATTAAGGAGTGATAATATCAGCTTAGATGGATATGCCCTCTTTAAAGATGACCGATTTGTTCACCATCTCTCCCCCACCTTATCAGGCATTTTATTTACTTTACGTAAAAACACACCAAGGGGGACATTCAGCTTTGAGATTGCGCCCCCGGATGACACACATGTGTTCTCTAATCAATTGATGTTTGACTACGTCAAAAAAGATTGGGATATAGATATAGCATTCAACAACCATATACCCAAGACTGTTAAAATCTCCATCGAGCTCAACGGAAGCATGCTCGAATATACGAATGATGAACTGACAGATTCAAAGAAAACGCAAATGAAGTTAGAAAAGAAGATCAATGCTTATATGGAAAAGAAATCGGAGGAATTCCTGGAATTGACACAGCAACTAAAGGTGGACCCCGTCGGGATCGGTGGATACGTTCGGAACAAACTTTCTTATGAGGATTGGAATCATCTGAACTGGGAAGAAGTCTATCCTGAAATCGATTTTGATGTGACCATTCAAATGAAATTTGTGAATACCGGGCAGACAAAATAA
- the hxlA gene encoding 3-hexulose-6-phosphate synthase produces MELQLALDLVNIPEAIELVKEVEEHIDIVEIGTPVVINEGLHAVKAMKEAFPDLKVLADLKIMDAAGYEVMKASEAGADIITILGTAEDMSIKGAVEEAKKQGKKILVDMIAVKDLAGRAKEVDALGVDYICVHTGYDLQAVGQNSFEDLQTIKSVVKNAKTAIAGGIKLDTLPEVVNVQPDLVIVGGGITGQEDKKATAATMQEMIKKG; encoded by the coding sequence ATGGAATTGCAATTAGCTTTAGATTTAGTGAATATCCCGGAAGCCATTGAATTGGTGAAGGAAGTTGAGGAGCATATCGATATCGTTGAAATCGGGACTCCGGTAGTGATTAATGAAGGGCTTCATGCAGTAAAAGCAATGAAGGAAGCATTTCCTGACCTAAAAGTATTGGCAGATCTTAAAATCATGGATGCAGCCGGGTATGAGGTCATGAAGGCATCTGAAGCAGGAGCTGACATCATTACCATTCTAGGTACAGCTGAAGACATGTCTATTAAAGGCGCAGTGGAAGAAGCAAAAAAACAAGGTAAAAAAATCCTTGTGGATATGATAGCAGTAAAAGATCTTGCCGGCCGCGCAAAGGAAGTCGATGCACTTGGTGTAGATTACATCTGTGTTCATACAGGGTACGACCTTCAAGCCGTTGGACAAAACTCTTTCGAAGATCTTCAAACAATCAAAAGTGTTGTGAAGAATGCCAAAACAGCCATTGCCGGCGGAATTAAACTTGATACCTTGCCAGAAGTGGTCAACGTACAACCTGATCTTGTCATTGTCGGTGGAGGCATCACAGGACAAGAAGATAAAAAGGCGACTGCGGCAACTATGCAGGAAATGATTAAAAAAGGTTAA
- a CDS encoding GNAT family N-acetyltransferase, producing MEWMFQPISMRDVKLIDSWNYDDFIEQVSMKPYFHSFEETGRLIGPGGCEGFVVMSRNEAVGLFEYSIDSRILYIGLALNPSLTGKGLGLDFVRKGLEFGLSHYNQQIDEVRLYVDIRNTPAIRVYEKIGFEAIGEEAGDREMRLMVKGETLDSKHN from the coding sequence ATGGAATGGATGTTCCAACCGATTAGCATGAGAGATGTTAAATTAATTGATTCATGGAATTATGATGATTTCATTGAACAAGTTTCCATGAAGCCGTACTTTCATTCATTCGAAGAAACAGGCAGGTTGATTGGTCCAGGTGGATGTGAAGGTTTTGTTGTGATGTCCCGCAATGAAGCTGTCGGTTTGTTCGAATACAGTATTGACAGCAGAATCTTGTATATAGGGCTTGCTTTAAATCCTTCTTTAACAGGGAAAGGATTGGGGCTCGACTTTGTCCGGAAAGGGCTCGAGTTTGGCCTTTCACATTACAACCAACAAATAGATGAGGTCCGCCTGTATGTAGATATTAGAAATACGCCTGCCATCCGTGTATACGAAAAAATCGGCTTTGAAGCGATAGGCGAGGAGGCTGGTGACAGAGAAATGAGGTTGATGGTAAAAGGGGAGACCTTGGATAGTAAACATAATTAG